A region of Bicyclus anynana chromosome 15, ilBicAnyn1.1, whole genome shotgun sequence DNA encodes the following proteins:
- the LOC112047874 gene encoding beta-1,3-glucan-binding protein, which produces MLIAIADCQIEDVAPDMTVEFRPLRPKGLQAFITADRKVAEFVFFDGEIYQTDKSTKIVSSMFGAAVRQYKGIDNKCLYENYDVVLEVGMIIQYRVYIPNVFHDLNVKNEQATLSFNTVISDYSTFDITELFDRLPFPSPGHFCKETVTKVVGKQVCAGDVIFEDNFDTFRTDLWQIEQYIPTDHPENPFVSYQSLTADPNVFVRNGSLHIVPKLQEDFLEINQSIETGSLDLGDGCTRRQCSKTAFGPDILPPIVSGQVTSLPFAFTYGIVTIRAKLPRGDWLYPEFLLEPLTKKYVGDKELASVLKIIEIITSIQFIRNSNACYESRDDLIRRIMRDEHWREEFHEYELRWTPDEIELIMDNDLYLRSTMRTLKQCLKDFGFVPSFNEYRQLSFSVAAGGTVEFPDSIVTDAGYVKPWRNTDAKASLKFWRNKDEWLPTWTAPSLEIDYVKVVAL; this is translated from the exons ATGCTGATCGCTATAGCAGATTGTCAAATAGAGGATGTAGCTCCAGATATGACAGTAGAGTTCAGACCTCTACGGCCAAAAGGATTACAGGCATTTATAACAG cggATCGAAAAGTTGCTGAGTTTGTATTTTTTGATGGAGAAATTTATCAAACTGACAAATCCACCAAAATTGTTAGTTCGATGTTTGGCGCCGCAGTAAGACAATACAAAGGGATCGACAACAAATGTCTGTATGAAAATTACGATGTAGTATTGGAAGTAGGAATGATAATCCAATATCGTGTTTATATACCTAACGTATTTCAtgatttaaatgttaaaaacgAGCAAGCAACCCTATCATTCAATACAGTTATATCTGATTACAGCACTTTTGATATCACGg AACTGTTTGACCGTTTACCTTTTCCTTCTCCTGGCCACTTTTGCAAGGAAACTGTCACCAAAGTCGTTGGCAAGCAAGTGTGCGCTGGTGACGTCATTTTTGAAGACAATTTCGACACATTTCGGACAGACCTGTGGCAGATTGAGCAGTATATACCCACAGACCACCCT gaGAATCCATTTGTGTCATATCAAAGTCTTACGGCAGATCCAAATGTGTTCGTAAGAAATGGAAGCTTGCACATTGTACCGAAACTTCAGGAAGACTTCTTGGAGATAAATCAGTCAATAGAAACTGGATCTCTTGATTTAGGAGATGG ATGTACAAGAAGACAGTGCTCAAAAACGGCTTTTGGGCCGGATATATTACCACCGATAGTGAGCGGCCAAGTAACCAGCTTGCCCTTCGCATTCACCTACGGGATTGTTACCATAAGAGCCAAGCTACCTCGAGGAGATTGGCTCTATCCAG AATTTCTCCTTGAgcctttaacaaaaaaatacgtcgGCGATAAGGAATTAGCGAGTGTGTTAAAGATCATCGAGATTATTACAAGCATTCAG TTTATCAGGAATAGCAACGCTTGTTATGAGAGTCGCGATGACCTGATCAGACGAATCATGCGTGATGAGCATTGGAGAGAAGAGTTTCACGAATACGAGCTGAGGTGGACGCCAG atgAAATTGAACTTATTATGGATAATGATCTCTATTTACGAAGTACTATGAGGACGTTAAAACAATGCTTAAAGGACTTTGGCTTCGTCCCTAGTTTCAACGAATAC CGCCAGCTGTCATTCAGTGTGGCTGCCGGGGGTACTGTCGAGTTCCCTGACTCCATCGTCACAGACGCCGGATACGTCAAGCCTTGGCGCAACACTGACGCCAAAGCCAGCCTCAAGTTCTGGCGAAACAAAGACGAATGGTTGCCGACTTGGACTGCGCCGAGCCTGGAGATTGACTACGTTAAAGTTGTAGCTTTATAA